In Numenius arquata unplaced genomic scaffold, bNumArq3.hap1.1 HAP1_SCAFFOLD_45, whole genome shotgun sequence, one DNA window encodes the following:
- the LOC141478861 gene encoding olfactory receptor 14C36-like encodes MPNSSSITQFLLLAFADTRELQLLHFGLFLGIYLAALLGNGLIITVIACDHRLHTPMYFFLLNLSVLDLGSISTTVPKAMANSLWDTRAISYRGCAAQLFLFVFLMSAEFYLLTVMAYDRYVAICQPLHYGTLLGSRACVHMAAAAWGSGFLNALLHTANTFSLPLCQGNVLDQFFCEIPQILKLSCSHSYLREVGLLVVSVCLSFGCFVFIVVSYVQIFRAVLRIPSEQGRHKAFSTCLPHLAVVSLFISTSFFAHLKPPSISSQVLDLVVAVLYSVVPPAVNPLIYSMRNQELKGAVWKLMTR; translated from the coding sequence atgcccaacagcagctccatcacccagttcctcctcctggcattcgcagacacacgggagctgcagctcttgcacttcgggctcttcctgggcatctacctggctgccctcctgggaaacggcctcatcatcactgtcatagcctgtgaccaccgcctccacacccccatgtacttcttcctcctcaacctctccgttcttgacctgggatccatctccaccactgtccccaaagccatggccaattctctctgggacactagggccatctcctaccgggggtgtgctgcacagctatttctgtttgtcttcttgatgtcagcagagttttatcttctcactgtcatggcctacgaccgctacgttgccatctgccaacccctgcactacgggaccctcctgggcagcagagcttgtgtccacatggcagcagctgcctggggcagtgggtttctcaatgctctcctgcacacggccaatacattttccctacccctctgccagggcaatgtcctggaccagttcttctgtgaaatcccccagatcctcaagctctcctgctcacactcctacctcagggaagttgggcttcttgtggtcagtgtctgtttatcatttggttgttttgtgttcattgtggtgtcctatgtgcagatcttcagggccgtgctgaggatcccctctgagcagggacggcacaaagccttttccacgtgcctccctcacctggccgtggtctccctgtttatcagcacttcattttttgcccacctgaagcccccctccatctcctcccaagttctagacctggtggtggctgttctgtactcagtggtgcctccagcagtgaaccccctcatctacagcatgaggaaccaggagctcaaaggtgcagtgtggaaactgatgaccagatga
- the LOC141478860 gene encoding olfactory receptor 14A16-like, which produces MPNSSSITQFLLLAFADTRELQLLHFGLFLGIYLAALLGNALIITAIACDHRLHTPMYFFLLNLSVLDLGSISTTVPKAMTSSLWDTRAISYWGCAAQLFLFLFMIAAEFYLLTVMSYDRYVAICQPLHYGTLLGSRACVHMAAAAWGSGFLTALLHTANTFSLPLCQGNVLDQFFCEIPQILKLSCSHSSLREVGLLVVSACLAFGCFVFIVVPYVQIFRAVLRIPSEQGRHKAFSTCLPHLAVVSLFVSTGTFAYLKPPSISSPSLDLMVAVVYSVVPPAVNPLIYSMRNQELKEALKKLIQWVHLQQL; this is translated from the coding sequence atgcccaacagcagctccatcacccagttcctcctcctggcattcgcagacacacgggagctgcagctcttgcacttcgggctcttcctgggcatctacctggctgccctcctgggaaacgcactcatcatcaccgccatcgcctgtgaccaccgcctccacacccccatgtacttcttcctcctcaacctctccgttcttgacctgggctccatctccaccactgtccccaaagccatgaccAGTTCCctctgggataccagggccatctcctactggggatgtgctgcacagctatttctgtttctcttcatgattgcagcagagttttatcttctcactgtcatgtcctacgaccgctacgttgccatctgccaacccctgcactacgggaccctcctgggcagcagagcttgtgtccacatggcagcagctgcctggggcagtgggtttctcactgctctcctgcacacggccaatacattttccctacccctctgccagggcaatgtcctggaccagttcttctgtgaaatcccccagatcctcaagctctcctgctcacactccagcctcagggaagttgggcttcttgtggtcagtgcctgtttagcatttggttgttttgttttcattgtggtgccctatgtgcagatcttcagggccgtgctgaggatcccctctgagcagggacggcacaaagccttttccacgtgcctccctcacctggccgtggtctccctctttgtcagcactggcacatttgcctacctgaagcccccctccatttcctccccatccctggatctgatggtggctgttgtgtactcagtggtgcctccagcagtgaaccccctcatctacagcatgaggaaccaggagctcaaagaagcattgaagaaactcattcaatgggttcacctccagcagctgtag